The stretch of DNA TTATGAATTCCTTTTTTGATTGCCTTTTCACCATAACTGTTTCTTGTTATGTATGCATTTGTAATTACTAAATCAAATCCAATTTCTTTAATTTTTTTTGAAGGAATAGTTTGTTTTACTGGGTGAATTACTGGAACATATGCTGGTGTCTCAATCTTTCCATGATTTGTTTCAATCATACCTATCCTACCAGCTAAATCTGTCTTTGAAATCTCAAACAAGTAATTTCTCAAATTAAAAGGTGTTATTTAATCAATCAACAAAAAACTTTTTCAAATCATTCCTATTCGTAACCAGTTCTAACCAATCTACATCCTCCCCCTGAAGATTTCCTAAAATAATTGATTCTATTTTGTTTACCACGTCTTGAATCTCTTTACCAGTTACATTAATCTGAAAAGTCTTCTCGTTAAATTGATTAATTGAATTGTGTGTAATCACCCCTAAAATTTCACTTCCTGTATTTTCCTTACTTTTTTTATCTGAATATTCACGTTGTTTGTAAACTTGGATTAAATCATATGGGCTACGTCGCAAAACTATTGCTGTTTTTACTTGTTCTTTATCTAAAACATATGGGGCCAAATGTCCTACTATAATACAATCAGAAGAAATTTCTTGTTTTAAAATTTCTTTTAACTTTTCAGTATCTACATCATTTGATTCATTATTTTTTTCAAATAGCCCTGAATTCTTTGCAATTTGATTAATATCTATAATTTTTAACTGCAATTTTTTTGCAAGTTCTTTTGAAATGGTGTGCTTGCCTACTCCTGGATTACCTGTAATGACTATTGACATATAATGAATTTGTAAGGAGGTGATTAAACGATTTCTGCAATACTAATAAGTAGAATTGGATTTTTCACATTATTGCAAATTGGTTTATTGGGTAAAGCAAATGTAGGGAAATCT from Nitrosopumilus sp. encodes:
- a CDS encoding AAA family ATPase: MSIVITGNPGVGKHTISKELAKKLQLKIIDINQIAKNSGLFEKNNESNDVDTEKLKEILKQEISSDCIIVGHLAPYVLDKEQVKTAIVLRRSPYDLIQVYKQREYSDKKSKENTGSEILGVITHNSINQFNEKTFQINVTGKEIQDVVNKIESIILGNLQGEDVDWLELVTNRNDLKKFFVD